A single Apodemus sylvaticus chromosome 20, mApoSyl1.1, whole genome shotgun sequence DNA region contains:
- the LOC127670810 gene encoding olfactory receptor 1078-like gives MEPRNNTHILEFFLLGFSQDPSLQPVVCGVFLSMYLITVVGNLLILLAIVFDANLHTPMYFFLSNLSFVDICFTTTTVPKMLVNIQTERKSISYADCITQMFFFLIFVELDNFLLAVMAYDRYVAICHPLHYTGIMNRRLCGSLVFLCWMVSVLHALLQSMMVLRLSFCADLEIPHFFCELNQVAQLTCSDTFLNDVVMYFALVLLAVVPLSGILYSYSKIVSSIRAISTVQGRYKAFSTCASHLSVVSLFYCTGLGVYLSSAVSHSSQSSATASVMYTVVTPMLNPFIYSLRNKDVKGALKRLLGVKP, from the coding sequence ATGGAGCCAAGAAATAATACTCACATCTTAGAATTTTTTCTCTTGGGGTTTTCACAGGACCCCAGCCTGCAGCCTGTTGTATGTGGCGTTTTCCTCTCCATGTACTTGATCACCGTAGTTGGGAACTTGCTCATTCTTCTTGCCATCGTCTTTGACGCCAACTTACACACgcccatgtactttttcctctcTAATTTGTCATTTGTGGATATCTGCTTTACTACCACCACTGTCCCGAAGATGCTTGTGAATATTCAAACAGAGAGAAAATCCATTAGCTATGCAGATTGCATCACCCAGATGTTCTTTTTCCTGATTTTTGTGGAACTGGACAACTTCCTCCTGGCTGTCATGGCCTATGATCGCTACGTGGCCATCTGTCATCCACTGCATTACACTGGCATCATGAACCGCAGACTCTGTGGCTCTTTGGTTTTTCTATGCTGGATGGTGAGTGTTCTGCACGCCTTGTTACAAAGCATGATGGTGTTGCGGCTGTCCTTCTGCGCAGACTTGGAGATCCCACACTTCTTCTGTGAACTGAATCAGGTGGCACAGTTAACGTGCTCTGACACTTTCCTCAACGATGTGGTCATGTATTTTGCACTTGTGCTGTTGGCTGTTGTTCCTCTGTCTGGCATCCTTTATtcttactctaagatagtgtccTCCATACGCGCAATCTCTACAGTTCAGGGGAGGTACAAGGCATTCTCCACCTGTGCATCTCACCTCTCCGTTGTCTCCTTATTTTACTGCACTGGTCTAGGCGTCTACCTCAGTTCTGCAGTAAGCCACAGCTCACAATCAAGTGCCACAGCCTCTGTGATGTACACAGTGGTGACTCCCATGCTGAACCccttcatctacagcctgaggaataaAGATGTAAAAGGAGCTCTGAAGAGGCTCTTAGGGGTGAAACCATGA